Part of the bacterium genome is shown below.
CGCGGCGTTCGGCGGATTGCGGCGCTTCGTGTTTCACGCCAATGACACGGTCTCTGAACGACGCGTCGAATTGCCCGCACAGTCGCTGCGGCTGTTCGGGTCGTATCTGATGCTGTTCTTCACCAACCGCACGCGTAAGTCTGCGGAGATTCTCACCGAACAGAAGTCGCAGACGACGTCCAAACGCGATGTGCTCGAAGCGATGATGCCGCTTGTTGACCAGATCGAGAACGCCCTCGCGGCCCAGGAATTTGAGGAGGTCGGTCGCCTGCTGCACGTGGGTTGGGAGCTGAAGAAACGCATGGCCGCGAAAATATCCGACGGCGAGATAGATCACATGTACGAGCGCGCGCTGCGGGCCGGCGCTTTGGGCGGTAAGATCGCGGGTGCGGGCGGCGGCGGTTTCCTGTTACTCTACGTTCCGCCGTCACACCAGGAAGCCGTGCGGCATGCGCTTGGCGAACTCTACGAGTTGCCGTTCATGCCAGAGCGCGACGGCAGCAAGATCATTTTCAATATCAAGCGTTATCCGTTTAAATGATTCCTGACAAGTCTACCCATATTCGATCGTATTTCGATCGCCTTAGAGCCGTTCTGGACAGCGTCAATGTCGCCGACGTCGAACGTCTGATCGCGATTTTCGAGGATGCGTACAATCGCGATGCCGCCGTCTACGTCTGCGGGAACGGCGGATCGTGGAGCACTGCGTCGCATTGGGTGTGCGACTTTGCCAAGGGCGCCAGCTCGCCGGGCAAACGCCGCCTGCGGATGTTCGCGCCCGGCGATAATGTGCCGATGCTCACGGCGTACGGCAATGACGTCAGCTACAACGCGATTTTCGCCGAGCCCCTGCGCGCCTATGCGCGGCCCGGTGACGTCGTCATCTTGATTACCGCTTCGGGCAATTCACCGAACATACTTGAGGCCGCGACCGTCGCGCGCGAGATCGGCGCGACCATCGTTGGGTTGATCGGCTTCGGCGGCGGCAAACTCGCCGCGATGACCGACCATAACGTCGTCGTGGCATCCCGCGAATACGGACCCGTCGAAGACCTGCATCTCATTTTGGATCACATCGTCAGTACCTTCCTAAAGGAATTCATCGCGCAATGACGCGATATATTCTGTTTCTTACTACATAACTTCCGACAACACTCATGAAAGTTACCGTTATTGGGACCGGCTACGTGGGCCTCGTCACCGGTACCTGCCTTGCCGAAACTGGCAACACCGTCGCGTGTGTGGACACCGATGCGCGCAAAGTTGATATGCTCAAGCGCGGCATCGTGCCCATTTACGAACCCGGCCTGAAAGACTATCTTGATCGTAACGTGGCTGCGGGCCGCCTGAGCTTCACCACTGATTTGTATTCGGTGATGGACGACTCCGAAGTGCTGATGATTGCCGTCGGCACGCCGCCCGGCGAAGACGGATCCGCCGATCTGCGCTACGTCCTGCAAGTTGCCGAGCAGATCGGAAAGAACCTTAAGTCGTATAAGGTCATTGTTAACAAGTCCACTGTGCCTATCGGTTCGGGCGACCTTGTTCGCGAGACGATTGCCAAGCACACCACTGTCGAATTCGATGTCGTATCAAATCCGGAGTTTCTCAAAGAGGGCGACGCTGTCAGTGACTTCATGAAGCCCGACAGAATCGTAATCGGCGTGTCGAGCAAGCGCGCCGAGGAGATCATGAAGCATTTATACGCGCCGTTTCATCGCACGGGCTATCGCGTCGTTTCCATGGACGTTCGGTCGGCGGAAATGACCAAGTACGCGGCCAACGCGATGCTTGCGACCAAGATCACGTTCATGAATGAAATCGCAAATTTGTGCGAAGCGTGCGGGGCTGACATCAACAATGTGCGCTACGGCATCGGCAGTGACAAACGTATCGGACCGCATTTCCTGTTCGCGGGTATCGGCTACGGCGGTTCGTGTTTTCCCAAAGATGTGTCGGCGTTGATTCGCATCGGCCGCCAGTATGACAATGAACTGAAGATCCTCAACGCGGTTGACGAGGTTAACGTGCGCCAGCGCACGCGGCTTGTGGACAAGGTCGTCAAGCGCTTCGGTGAAGATCTGACGGGTAAACGCTTCGGCATCTGGGGCTTGTCATTCAAACCGCGCACGGACGATATGCGCGAGGCTCCTTCGATCTACACGATTGAAGCGCTGCACGAACGCGGTGCTAAACTGCAAGTGTACGATCCGCAGGCGATGGAGAATGCGCGTCCGATTTTCGGCGACAAGGCGCATTTCCACGATGACTACTACTCTTTGCTGAAGGATTGTGACGCGCTGCTGATCTGCACGGAATGGCAAGAGTTCCGCGAACCGGATTTTGCCCGCATCAAGGGGCTGCTTAAGCAGCCGATCATCTTCGACGGACGTAATCTTTTCGAACCGGATCATATGCGTGAACTCGGTTACGAGTATCACTGTATTGGCCGCCATTAAGTCCGTACTGCTCGCCGCGGCGCTCATGCTCGCACTCGGATCGTGTGCGCGCATGGCGCCGCCGCCGGGCGGACCCGAGGATAAGACAGCGCCCGAGATTGCACGCAGCGCTCCCGCACATGATGCGGTAAACGTGGCACGCGAGTCGGATGTCTTTATCGAGTTTTCCGAGCCGGTCAATCGTCCGTCCGTGGAAGCGTCACTCTACATGTCGCCTGAACCCGGGCGGCGTTTGCGTTATCGGTGGTCGGGCAAACGACTGACGCTCGACTATCTTGATCCGCTGCCTGAAAATCGCACTGTGGTCGTGACCGTCGGAGCGC
Proteins encoded:
- a CDS encoding GHMP kinase; amino-acid sequence: MVITQTPLRLSFAGGGSDLADYYLHGDGQVISTAIDKYIFVIIKERFDNKIVLNYSRNETVEDITEIKHELIRSAMEMTGLGRGVEISTLADIPSEGSGLGSSSSLVVGLLNAMYSYIGEQVTAERLAREACEIEINRCGRPIGKQDQYIAAFGGLRRFVFHANDTVSERRVELPAQSLRLFGSYLMLFFTNRTRKSAEILTEQKSQTTSKRDVLEAMMPLVDQIENALAAQEFEEVGRLLHVGWELKKRMAAKISDGEIDHMYERALRAGALGGKIAGAGGGGFLLLYVPPSHQEAVRHALGELYELPFMPERDGSKIIFNIKRYPFK
- a CDS encoding SIS domain-containing protein, with the translated sequence MIPDKSTHIRSYFDRLRAVLDSVNVADVERLIAIFEDAYNRDAAVYVCGNGGSWSTASHWVCDFAKGASSPGKRRLRMFAPGDNVPMLTAYGNDVSYNAIFAEPLRAYARPGDVVILITASGNSPNILEAATVAREIGATIVGLIGFGGGKLAAMTDHNVVVASREYGPVEDLHLILDHIVSTFLKEFIAQ
- a CDS encoding UDP-glucose/GDP-mannose dehydrogenase family protein, translated to MKVTVIGTGYVGLVTGTCLAETGNTVACVDTDARKVDMLKRGIVPIYEPGLKDYLDRNVAAGRLSFTTDLYSVMDDSEVLMIAVGTPPGEDGSADLRYVLQVAEQIGKNLKSYKVIVNKSTVPIGSGDLVRETIAKHTTVEFDVVSNPEFLKEGDAVSDFMKPDRIVIGVSSKRAEEIMKHLYAPFHRTGYRVVSMDVRSAEMTKYAANAMLATKITFMNEIANLCEACGADINNVRYGIGSDKRIGPHFLFAGIGYGGSCFPKDVSALIRIGRQYDNELKILNAVDEVNVRQRTRLVDKVVKRFGEDLTGKRFGIWGLSFKPRTDDMREAPSIYTIEALHERGAKLQVYDPQAMENARPIFGDKAHFHDDYYSLLKDCDALLICTEWQEFREPDFARIKGLLKQPIIFDGRNLFEPDHMRELGYEYHCIGRH